Proteins found in one Quercus robur chromosome 2, dhQueRobu3.1, whole genome shotgun sequence genomic segment:
- the LOC126712760 gene encoding uncharacterized protein LOC126712760 isoform X2 — MVLPSLTQLSLACNMSSATTYEFTSSGHMCDMDRCVERTSLSIRNFGRRFYGCQQWSPACKFFKWLDKNTCPRGRATAPLVHERFTRYKAKAIAARNERDEAHAREAEARELLRIAKRKAEKTKLALQTAEDKVYKYRLALFFSWTMVGIYFVFSTAFGGHDHTQLCLP; from the exons ATGGTGCTTCCCTCCCTTACTCAGCTCAGCTTAG CCTGTAATATGTCTTCTGCCACTACTTATGAGTTCACTTCTAGTGGCCATATGTGCGATATGGATCGGTGTGTGGAAAGGACCTCCCTATCTATCCGTAATTTCGGTAGGAGGTTCTATGGATGTCAGCAGTGGTCGCCG GCATGTAAGTTCTTCAAATGGTTGGACAAGAACACATGCCCACGTGGCCGTGCAACAGCACCACTTGTCCATGAAAGGTTTACCCGATATAAGGCCAAGGCCATAGCTGCAAGAAATGAAAGGGATGAGGCTCATGCAAGGGAAGCAGAAGCACGGGAGCTCCTAAGGATAGCAAAGCGCAAGGCTGAAAAAACTAAGCTCGCACTCCAGACTGCTGAAGACAAGGTCTACAAGTATAGGCTagctttatttttctcttggaCTATGGTTGGCATTTATTTTGTATTCTCTACTGCTTTTGGGGGCCATGACCATACACAACTGTGTCTACCATGA
- the LOC126712760 gene encoding uncharacterized protein LOC126712760 isoform X1 has product MVLPSLTQLSLACNMSSATTYEFTSSGHMCDMDRCVERTSLSIRNFGRRFYGCQQWSPDSDQACKFFKWLDKNTCPRGRATAPLVHERFTRYKAKAIAARNERDEAHAREAEARELLRIAKRKAEKTKLALQTAEDKVYKYRLALFFSWTMVGIYFVFSTAFGGHDHTQLCLP; this is encoded by the exons ATGGTGCTTCCCTCCCTTACTCAGCTCAGCTTAG CCTGTAATATGTCTTCTGCCACTACTTATGAGTTCACTTCTAGTGGCCATATGTGCGATATGGATCGGTGTGTGGAAAGGACCTCCCTATCTATCCGTAATTTCGGTAGGAGGTTCTATGGATGTCAGCAGTGGTCGCCG GACTCCGATCAGGCATGTAAGTTCTTCAAATGGTTGGACAAGAACACATGCCCACGTGGCCGTGCAACAGCACCACTTGTCCATGAAAGGTTTACCCGATATAAGGCCAAGGCCATAGCTGCAAGAAATGAAAGGGATGAGGCTCATGCAAGGGAAGCAGAAGCACGGGAGCTCCTAAGGATAGCAAAGCGCAAGGCTGAAAAAACTAAGCTCGCACTCCAGACTGCTGAAGACAAGGTCTACAAGTATAGGCTagctttatttttctcttggaCTATGGTTGGCATTTATTTTGTATTCTCTACTGCTTTTGGGGGCCATGACCATACACAACTGTGTCTACCATGA